The Anastrepha ludens isolate Willacy chromosome 2, idAnaLude1.1, whole genome shotgun sequence genome contains a region encoding:
- the LOC128857981 gene encoding uncharacterized protein LOC128857981 produces the protein MSTQHNGAFSFVLFAILLLGSQQHVNAFNPMSKENIFADVLLTELLNRMDKDIDPVQNYFDLLSDAPKSVDLVSRSSKNNNDGPDEYEYRAMFGSHPSIRDQEYLQHSSLWGHQYINGGMGEMPNRFPAIKTDATLPAYCNPPNPCPYGYEESQGCISDFENTAIFSREFQAAQECTCDNEHMFDCAGQDSNASANEMTSTMEKFLMHQFQNENGIDNPNAVVKKFYGFAAGKHGGPNNPFLQGEKLPIAAKKGDHIRA, from the exons ATGTCTACTCAACATAACG GCGCTTTCAGCTTTGTGCTGTTCGCAATTTTATTGCTTGGCAGTCAGCAACATGTTAATGCTTTTAATCCAATGTCGAAGGAAAACATATTCGCCGATGTACTACTTACCGAATTGCTAAATCGCATGGACAAGGATATTGATCCGGTGCAAAATTACTTCGATTTACTTTCAGATGCACCCAAAAGTGTTGATTTAGTGTCACGTTCTTCGAAGAACAACAACGATGGTCCGGATGAATACGAATACCGTGCCATGTTTGGCTCGCATCCGTCCATACGTGACCAGGAGTACTTACAGCACAGCTCTTTGTGGGGCCATCAGTACATAAACGGTGGCATGGGTGAGATGCCAAATCGCTTCCCAGCCATCAAGACCGATGCTACATTGCCGGCCTACTGCAATCCCCCAAATCCCTGTCCATATGGCTACGAGGAGAGTCAGGGATGTATATCTGATTTCGAGAATACGGCAATTTTCAGTCGCGAATTCCAGGCTGCACAGGAATGCACCTGCGACAATGAGCACATGTTCGATTGCGCCGGCCAAGATAGCAATGCTAGCGCCAATGAGATGACTTCGACTATGGAAAAATTCTTGATGCACCAATTTCAGAATGAGAATGGTATTGACAATCCCAACGCTGTGGTGAAGAAATTCTATGGCTTTGCTGCTGGAAAACATGGCGGCCCAAATAATCCATTTTTGCAGGGCGAGAAGCTTCCCATAGCCGCCAAGAAAGGTGATCATATCAGGGCTTAG